GGATCGAGCGGACGGTGAGCGCCTTCTGGAGCGTTGGACTGGCCTTGCCTCCGAAGCTGCTGCCGTAGCCATCGACGTCGGTCAAGGCTCTGTTGCACTCGAACTTCTCGAGGAGGGGCGCGCTGTGCTGTGGTCCAAGATGGTCGAATCTCGCACAGACATTGATCGGCTACGCGCAGCCGACCAGGGTTTAGCCGATGAGCTGGCCGACCAGATCCGTGTCCTGGAGGCAGGGTCGAATGGCAGGAGTCGTCAGTTCGAGTCTTCTCACCCTGATCCGCGTATGGGGGATCGTGTCTTCACTGCCTCAATGACATTCGACGATATCGTAAACCGAGTTCGTAGAATCGACGGCCTCGATGACTTTCTCAGGCCCGTTCCTGCCATGGCTATGCATAGCGCCGCGTCGGCAGGACCTGTGATCGTGCTCAATGTTGCCGAGCGGCGGTGCGATGCCCTCGTCGTTCTGTCAGATCGAATCGATGTCATACCGCTGCTCGACCTTGAGTCAAAAGATGTCGTCGCCTGGTCGAAAAGGTATGTCGCTGCTCAAGAGATACTTGCAGATCCAAACTGCCGGCCGTTGGCGATGGCGGCGGCGGAGCACGAAGTAAGGCAAGCGCTTCAGTGGCTGTGGACATCAGTGGCGAAGCCGGTCCTGGACGGTGTCGGTTTCCTGGTCACCGAGCCACCGAAAATTGATGTCTTACCACGCTTGTGGTGGTGCCCGACAGGAGCGCTGTCGCTGCTGCCGATTCATGCTGCCGGGGAGGACTCAGGGAATAGCGTTCTAGACTACGTCGTCTCGTCCTACACGCCGACTGTGCGCGGTCTGATCGCAGCTCGTACGGCGCAGGGCGAGCCTAGCGGCCGCGGCTCGGATTTCTTGATTGTCGGTATGCCGAAGACCCCTGATCATGCTGATCTTCCTGCGGTAGAACACGAACTCCGCATCGTGAAGGAAATCTTTCGTCGTCCCGCCGAACTGATCGAATCAACCGCTACGCGATCGAATGTGCTGGAGGCACTGAGACTTCATTCGACGGCGCACTTGGCCTGTCATGGGGTACAGCGTTTCGATCAACCATCGGAGAGCGGCATTGTACTCCACGATGGCGTGCTGACGATTACCAATATTGTAGACGGGGAGCAGTCTGGTGGTGACTTCGTATTTCTATCAGCTTGTCATGGTTACACCGGGAGTTCGCGGTCCGCCGATGAATCAGTAACATTGGGGGCTGCCTTGCATTTCGTGGGTTGGATCCACGTAGTCGCGACAATGTGGAGCGTGAACGACGAAACGGCGGCCTTCATCGCATTTCACCTTTACAGCACGATCGTCGATCAGAACGGAAATATAGATCCGCGATCTTCCGCAGTGGCGTTGCACAATGCCACCCACATAGCTCGAGACGAGAAGGCATCGGAACTCTCCTGGGTTCCTTTCATCCATATCGGACCGTAGCCTCGCTAAGGCTTCAAATCATGACGGATGGCGGTACCGCCATACAGTCATGTCAACCGATTCAGGACCTTGAATCCATACGCGACTCCAGGCTGAATTGATCTCACGCTCGGATTCGATGTCTATCGGCAGCGGAATTCGTAGCGTGTTGAGTAGGTCGAACCGATGCATGTCGAAGGCAACGTGTAGTGTCTCACCATAGGTCAGCGCAGACTGGATTGCGGCAGCGTATGCCACAACACCCACGACGGCGGGCGCCAAGGCCAAGCAAGCCCACCAGCCAGATCCGGCAAGGAGCGCGGCGCTCGCAATTGTCGCAGTAGCGCCTGTCATGACCATGCGCGCTGATACATCAAGCTGACCTCTGGCGTCATCAACGATGATACGCATCCGGTCGCCCAGCACCGCATATAAGCGAGGCCACGCCGCCACGGCGCCGAATCCATAAGCCGATCCAGCGCTGGACTCGGCTGCTGCCAGTACGTTGCCGAGTGTGGTCGGCCGGATCTCCTCGTTCGGCGGAAAATAACGCTGCAGTCTTTGTACTGTCCTGCCAATTTGGATAATTTCTGCCTCGGTATACGGAGAATCGTGCTCGCGCGCCGTAAGCGGCTTCTCCAGATTTGCCTTTTTTTCACAAAATCGGCGCACTCGCCGGGACGCGAGAGATTTAGGCCAGTAGTAGCCTTCCAGGACGCGGAGGATCGCCTTTTGCAGAGGATGCAAGAGCAGTCCGAGAATGGTGACCACCAATACTATTACCAGCGCTTCACCAACTTTCAGTGAAGAAACTGTCCTCCATGCTCTTGAGAAGTCGAGTTCGCCCGGAGCCCCCGCCCAGATCAGGGTGAGAAAATAGAATGCCGCCAGATATGTCGGTAGAATGCTGACAAGATAGAATCGCCCGCGAGATGTTTCAGCAGATGCGAACAGCGAGGTGATGTTCACCTATCTCTCCAATGCATGGCCATCGTTGGGGCATCTAGGAGGTTCTCGGACGTCGAACCTGATCACCCAAAATCTTTCACGGCAAATAGTGCAAGACGTCGATAGCGCAACAAATCGCGGAGAACCAGCGAGGACGAGGCCGTCGCTCTGTCCTATATCACGGCTGGTTTTACCCTCAGAGCTCGAACCGCCGACTAGCTGCTTGAGTCTACCTGTCGCTGAATGACCGACGTAATCGCGTCCTGACCAGATCGCTACCGCGCCATCGACTTCTAGCCTCTCGACAAGGCCCTCAAGCGCATTGGCGACTTCATATATGGAGTTTTCGGCATCGAGCAGTAGTTTGACGGCATTGACCGGATATGGCCCATCGTCGAGTATACTTCGAATCCAGTCTATTTGGTTCACGTAGAGTTCCATCTCTATGCATGCGTTTAAGCATCTCTATAATCAAATAGCGAGTGAGCCTGCTAGTTGTTCTTATTTATTCTTGTCTGATGACAGCCCTAGAGCCCAGTAGATAGGACGGTTGCGGCGGAGCGGTGGTATCTGCCTCCGGAATATAGCTTCTACTTCTCCACTTTCATCTCGCTCCAGCGCCATTTGCCACCATTCGAAAGCCCGAGCAGGTCGACGCTGAGAAAGTTCGATATTGCCCAGTTGTAGCATGCAGTGTGCATCGCCGGCTTCTGCGCCGACATTCAGCCATCGGATCGATTCGCTCCTGTTGCCCTGCGAGGTAAAGAAGTTTGCCAGGTTGCGAGCGGCCCCCACGTGCCCAACGTCGAATGCGCGAACGAACCACCCCTCGGCCTCCTCGATATTGCCGTCGGCGCTATGTAGCGCTCCCAGGTTGTGCATGGCGAGCCCACTGCCGGCTTCGGCGGCGCGCTCATACCAAGACGCCGCCTTCTTGGTATCGCCCTGAATGAGCATCCGATACGCAAGCAAGCACATAGCCTCGATATTTCCCGCCAATGCCGCCTTCTGCAGCCATGTGGCTGCGTTCGACAGATTGTTGCGTCCTATGTAGATCATGGCGCCGATATCGCCTGCGCGCGCGGCCTTCAGATACCATCTTTCCGCTGCACCGACATCATTGTTCCGTGTGTACCTCAGGGCGAGCCAGCGCATGGCAGAACTCTCGCCGAGCGCCGCTGCCTTGCGGTACCACTGCTCGGCGTCCTGGTCAGCCCCCCGACGTTCCAGCACTCTAGCGAGGCCCTGCATTCCCGGACCGTGTCCAAGGTTCGATGCCTTCGTGTAAAGTTCCTCAGCTGTAGTGTCTTGTCCTCGTTTCTCAAACTCAAGCCCCTGTGCGGTAATGGCGTACAGGTCACCCGCCTTGACTGCAAGTTCGAGCCAACGGTCTGCTTCTTTTTCATTTCCACGATGGCGCAGCGTCGACGCGAGGTTAGTCATCGCGGGCGCGCTGCCCGACTCCGCCGCTTTCCTGTACCAAACCTCCGCTACATCGTGATCGCCCGACTCCGTCAGGATCGCTGCAAGGTGGAACTGCGCGTCCAAGTTCCCCGCCTCGGCGTACTGTGTCAGAAGCGTCATACCTCGGTTCGGCTCTTGCTCGGCCAATGACCCACCCCTGCACGCTCTTCGCCTGCATCGAGGTTGCAAGGTACTCGACGCGTCAGCCCATCGTACGACGAACGACTCGGTTGCCGCTGGAAGATAGCCTCCTGGGTGCAAGGGAGTGGTGCTGTTCCCGGCGAGACTTCAGCCATTCATCGCACACCTGCGAAACAGTGACGTCGACCCGGCCGACGAAAGTTCCTCCAGCGACGGCAATGCTGATTCGCCGGCACTCGCTACACGCCTGTTTGAGGGTGTCGTAGGTGAAGGTCCGGCGATCACGCTTGCCTTTTGAGCGCACTCCTACATCGATCTGGAACCAGTACGACTTCTTGCCGTTCGTGGCGACATGAGTGTTGATCGGCTCGGCCCGACGTGACTTTCTGGAAGCGCTGGCGGCGTTCAACTGCAGAACCTCCTGGGTGACTGGTGGCGGGCCCGCTGAAGTGAGATCGCCTGGGACAGCGAAATTGGGCCAGCCGCAGCTGGCTAGGCCTATCGCTGTCGCGGCCTTTAGTCAGCGAGAGGGCATGACGGCGATGTGAGCTGGGCGTTCATCCCGCCGCAGGTGACGGCAACGAGCTGCGCTTGCGTTGTTCGTGGCCTCCGTGCCGCGAAGGGCAAGAAAGTTCAGTCAATAGGCGCGTTCAGCTCTGAATGAGCGCAGGAGTGGTAGCCGGCAGTAACCACCATGCGGACCAAAAGTGCTGTCGATGGGCATCCGGATGCGGGATGTCATATCGAGCTGGGGTTGTCCTCGGAATCGACTGGCAATAGGAGGATCTCGCGGACCCATCGGGCCGGATGCGCACTCGCGCAGCTGGTACTTCGCCGGATTGGACCGCGGCGTAGAAAGTGGATCTGCCGATGCCAAGGAGCTGAGCTGTCTCAGCGACAAATATGGTTGGCCCGCACGGCGAGGCACCGGCCGCACCCCTGCACACCACGCGCACACCGCAACCGCACCAGCCTCCGGCGCCGGACGAGGCGGCTCCCGAGCATGGCGAACCCGACCGCGCGCTGCGCGAGTACCAGCGCGACCTGCGCCAGCGACCCGGCAGTGCCGCTTGGGCGATGAAAGAGACCGCGCGCCAGCGCCGGCCCAGCGCCCCGGTGACCTGCCCGAGCTGCGGCTACGCCCCGACCGAGCAGGCCGAATGCGGCCGCCTCGGTCAGGACATCAAGGTCAGCTGGATCGAACCCGTCCCGACCACCCCGGCGGCCTGCTCGAGGCTTGGCACTGCCACCGGTGCCGCCCCTCCGGGATGGCGGTGGCCGATATCGATTGCGCCGCTTGCGATTCGGCCGACCGCCCGCTGCTGGTCGAACACTGGGCCGAGGAACTGTGCCGCGACCGGCGAGGTCCCGGCGCTCGTACAGCGCGTACTCGCGGTGCGGCACTGGCGTGCGGTGCCCGGGGTCGGGATGATGTGCCCTGACCACCCCCAGTGAACACGCACCGCGAACCGCGAAGCACGCCAGAGTTCTACGGCCCGTCCTGCTGCGCCGCTTCGGTTCTCACGCGCGAGGATAAATTCCACAACAGGTTCATGACAACGAAGACCGCCAACGGGGCCAAATAATCCGCTGCCGAGTAGTCGACCGCAATGATCTCGCTCGGATGGTGGGTGTAGAGCCAAATCGCGCCGAGCTGACTCGCTGCACAGGCCAGCAGGCCAAGAAAAGAGAAGCACACGATGCTGAGGCGAGTCGGAGAGCGGAACTGGCTGAGAGTGACAGACCCGATGAGGATGCTGGCAAACGGAGAGCTCGCGATGCCGCCGGATCCCGCCACCAGCAGTAGGTGGGCGACCAGGCCTATGCCGAGCAGGCCGTACCACGGGGCGTGCGGCCGTCGGGCGCTCAACACCAGCAGCCACCGCGTGATTGCCAGCGGCGCGGTATCCAACCACGCCCTAAGCCGTGACGGCACAACCCATTTCGGGAGCTTGTCGCTGACCAATCGAGCAAGCCAGTTCGCGCATTGTCTTGTGGCGATACCCAGACGCACCAACCCGGCCGGGGCCACGCCCGTTCCGCCCGCAAGCAGGACCAGGCGCAGCCCGGTGAGAGCGAGTCCGGCGGTAACCATCAATACCTGTGGTTCCCAGTAGCCGATTTCGGTGCCGTCGAGCGCGCCGGTGAGGACCCACAGGACCGTGGCGATGATCGCGAGATCCGACATCATCAGCGCGAGCCACGCTCGGCGTTCGTCGGCCACGGCTTCCGCGGACATCAGGAAATCTCTGTTGCGGGCAGCTACCCGTAGGGTCCAGCTCACGAGCGGGGCGCCGCGCAGGTTCCGTGCCGCGGGGGCGAGCACGTCCGCGTGTCGGCGTTTCAACTCGTCGAGTTCGCCATGCCATTCGTCGTAGGAGCGCTGGCGGGCGTCCGCTGGCAACAGCCGAACCGCAGTCCAGATCAATCCGCTGGCCAGGGTGAACTTGAGCGATCTCCCGTACTGATCGAGTGGGGTCGTAAGAGTCATACCGCCGGTCCCCATCCTGGCTCGGGTGCGGCAGGCCGCCAGTCCGGGCGCGTTTTTTCCTCGACGGGCGCCAGGCGTTGGCGCATCTTGCTGATCTCGCTGTGGGCGGCGCTGGCCCCCTCCTGGGTCAGTTGGTAGTAGCGCCGCTTGCGCCGGCCTTCGGCGGACTCGTCGATGTCTTCCCAGGCGCTGGTGACCCAACCGGCGGTCTCCAGCCTCGTCATGATCGGGTAAATACTGCCGGTCGGCAGCCGGGTGCGCTCGGAGATCGCCAGGCCA
This DNA window, taken from Nocardia sp. XZ_19_385, encodes the following:
- a CDS encoding tetratricopeptide repeat protein: MDAQFHLAAILTESGDHDVAEVWYRKAAESGSAPAMTNLASTLRHRGNEKEADRWLELAVKAGDLYAITAQGLEFEKRGQDTTAEELYTKASNLGHGPGMQGLARVLERRGADQDAEQWYRKAAALGESSAMRWLALRYTRNNDVGAAERWYLKAARAGDIGAMIYIGRNNLSNAATWLQKAALAGNIEAMCLLAYRMLIQGDTKKAASWYERAAEAGSGLAMHNLGALHSADGNIEEAEGWFVRAFDVGHVGAARNLANFFTSQGNRSESIRWLNVGAEAGDAHCMLQLGNIELSQRRPARAFEWWQMALERDESGEVEAIFRRQIPPLRRNRPIYWALGLSSDKNK
- a CDS encoding PadR family transcriptional regulator, with product MTVQTLQVLQTMLVRPNEEHYGLAISERTRLPTGSIYPIMTRLETAGWVTSAWEDIDESAEGRRKRRYYQLTQEGASAAHSEISKMRQRLAPVEEKTRPDWRPAAPEPGWGPAV